Proteins encoded together in one Paracidovorax wautersii window:
- a CDS encoding TonB family protein, whose product MNRTHALLSCLLAGLVLAGCSTSSVNLPPRGAEATEVDATNFRQGEAERMLRQQISPPLDAPLRIVEFAEPRYPSFLLADSARSPRGDVVVSFELLPSGAVGATKVLSKTDETLNKAAVAAIRSWRFSPPLRDGKPARLFLQHTFRIEP is encoded by the coding sequence ATGAACCGCACTCATGCCCTCCTCTCCTGCCTGCTGGCCGGTCTCGTCCTGGCCGGCTGCTCCACCTCTTCGGTCAACCTGCCGCCGCGCGGTGCCGAAGCGACCGAGGTCGACGCCACCAACTTCCGCCAGGGCGAGGCCGAACGGATGCTGCGCCAGCAGATCAGCCCGCCGCTGGACGCACCGCTGCGCATCGTGGAGTTCGCCGAGCCGCGCTACCCGTCCTTCCTGCTGGCCGATAGCGCGCGCAGCCCCCGTGGGGACGTGGTGGTGTCGTTCGAACTGTTGCCCAGTGGGGCCGTGGGCGCGACCAAGGTGCTGTCGAAGACCGACGAAACCCTGAACAAGGCCGCCGTCGCCGCCATCCGCAGCTGGCGCTTTTCGCCGCCGCTGCGCGACGGCAAGCCGGCCCGGCTGTTCCTGCAGCACACCTTCCGCATCGAACCCTGA